In a single window of the Thunnus thynnus chromosome 9, fThuThy2.1, whole genome shotgun sequence genome:
- the nkx2.5 gene encoding homeobox protein Nkx-2.5 — protein MFPSPSTSTPFSVKDILNLEQSHDVMVSSLDVSSRMDCCTVPTSSSTSSSSSCMLARLKQEPLRDMSSATSLFGEDLQEPKTGRGNALNFATTFYGKSLIEMDIVKEGKGDSFEGKRRKEEFSPPAEPVDHMKPEDPDRPKPRRRRKPRVLFSQAQVYELERRFKQQRYLSAPERDHLAGVLKLTPTQVKIWFQNRRYKCKRQRQDQSLEMVSLPPPRRVSVPVLVRDGKPCLAADTATYNPSYSMGHINHFTYNNYPAFSNYTSPGCNTNYACNYPAATMQTMQGSSNNGNYMNFGVGELNNVQNTFSSSNGVSSLHGIRTW, from the exons ATGTTTCCCAGCCCCAGCACGTCCACTCCCTTCTCTGTAAAGGATATATTAAACTTGGAGCAGAGTCATGACGTTATGGTGTCTTCTCTGGATGTTTCTTCTCGTATGGACTGCTGCACCGTGCcgacctcctcctccacctcctcctcctcctcctgcatgCTGGCCCGCCTGAAACAGGAGCCTCTGCGGGACATGTCGTCCGCCACCTCGCTGTTTGGAGAAGACCTCCAAGAGCCCAAAACCGGCAGAGGCAATGCACTCAACTTTGCTACTACCTTTTATGGGAAATCACTCATAGAGATGGATATAGTTAAGGAAGGGAAAGGGGACTCGTTTGAGGGGAAACGCAGAAAAG AGGAGTTCAGTCCTCCGGCCGAGCCCGTGGATCACATGAAGCCCGAGGATCCGGACCGCCCGAAGCCTCGGAGACGCAGGAAGCCGCGGGTCCTCTTCTCCCAGGCGCAGGTGTACGAGCTGGAGCGGCGCTTCAAACAGCAGAGGTACCTGTCCGCCCCGGAGAGAGACCACCTGGCCGGGGTGCTCAAACTCACCCCGACCCAGGTGAAGATCTGGTTCCAGAACAGGAGGTACAAGTGCAAGCGGCAGAGGCAGGACCAGAGCCTGGAGATGGTGTCTCTGCCGCCGCCCAGGAGGGTGTCAGTGCCGGTGCTGGTGCGGGATGGCAAGCCTTGCCTCGCGGCAGACACAGCCACCTACAACCCGTCCTACAGCATGGGTCACATCAACCATTTCACTTATAACAACTACCCGGCTTTCAGTAACTACACCAGCCCCGGATGCAACACAAACTATGCGTGTAATTATCCAGCAGCCACGATGCAAACTATGCAAGGATCCTCCAACAACGGGAATTACATGAACTTCGGTGTAGGGGAGCTGAATAATGTCCAGAACACATTTTCCTCCAGTAATGGTGTGTCTTCATTACATGGCATTAGGACATGGTGA